A window of Solanum stenotomum isolate F172 chromosome 3, ASM1918654v1, whole genome shotgun sequence contains these coding sequences:
- the LOC125859571 gene encoding high-affinity nitrate transporter 3.1-like — MAISTRAILMATIVICSFLAVCDGEILFSTLKKALEVKAEHKAGVLMAGEDILTFKWSLNTTLSAGADSGYKSVKLQLCYAPISQKDRAWRKTEDHLKKDKTCQFKIVTVPYKSSNNNYTWTIKRDIPTATYFVRAYLLNANGQEIGYGQNTDDKKVDNLFSIQAISGRHVTLDICSIVFSAFSVVALFAFFYMEKRKAKAGK; from the exons ATGGCAATTAGTACTCGTGCTATTTTAATGGCTACAATTGTCATATGTTCATTTTTGGCTGTTTGTGATGGGGAAATATTGTTCTCTACCCTCAAGAAAGCTCTTGAAGTGAAGGCTGAACACAAAGCGGGCG TCTTGATGGCCGGGGAGGACATACTCACATTCAAGTGGTCCTTGAACACTACACTCTCAGCAGGGGCAGACTCAGGCTACAAATCAGTAAAATTGCAGCTCTGTTACGCCCCCATAAGCCAAAAGGACCGTGCGTGGAGGAAAACAGAAGACCACCTTAAAAAGGACAAAACTTGTCAATTCAAAATTGTGACCGTACCATACAAATCCTCAAACAACAATTACACTTGGACAATCAAGAGGGATATCCCAACAGCTACTTACTTTGTTAGAGCTTATCTTTTGAATGCTAATGGTCAAGAAATTGGCTATGGACAAAACACTGATGACAAAAAGGTAGACAACCTTTTCAGCATTCAAGCAATTAGCGGACGACACGTTACTTTGGATATTTGTTCTATTGTCTTCTCTGCTTTCTCTGTTGTCGctctttttgcatttttctaCATGGAGAAGAGAAAGGCCAAGGCAGGTAAGTGA